taaatataaaaaaccacctaaactaaatataaaaaaccacctaaagtaaatataaaaaaccaCCCagactaaatataaaaaattcgcaGCATAAAAATAAAGTACCCCAACTAACAAAATATTCAAAGATCGAATTACTCGAAGACCACTCCCTCAATTTACATCAATTCCCCCCAGTTTTCATATTCCACAAAAGAAAAGACGCTCCGAGTGAAACGATAAGTACACTTTCATCTgacgtataatttaataaatatggcGGCTGATAATAAGGTTGCCCGTCGGAATTTCAGGATCCAATGCGGTGAAGTGTTCCGGAAGTTGAGTCGCCATGTTTCTTGTGCCGAGCGACACAAACCCCGATGAATTCGAGCGAAATAATGATCGACCACGATTCTAGTCGTGTTTCGAATCGATTCTTTCCTCTAGGAAGTCCAGACTGTTCCTATGATCGCCGTCGATGTTGTTCAAGATGTTGCAGAGACGTAGCAACCTCGTCTCGTACGGATGAAAGTCCTTTAAATCTTCGTTCGATAGTAAGTCCGAACATAGCGCTGTCATGTCGATCTCTACGGGGTACGTTTGGACGTTTCGACCGTATCTGTTGacaaaatgtttttttaaatgattataTATTAAACATTTAGAAAAAGGCACATATTTGTTGATTTTAGACGAACGTTTAGCAAGATGTACATACTTGTTCATTTTGGATCAAACATTTAGCAAAATGTACATGTCTGTTGATTTTAGACGAACATTTAGCaagatgtacatatttattcattttggaTCAAACATTTAGTAAAATGTACATGTCTGTTGATTGTAGATGAACATTTAGCAAGATGTACATATTTGTTGATTTTGGATCAAACATTTATCAAGATGTACATATTAGTTCATTCTGGATCAAACATTTAGCaagatgtacatatatgttgaTTGTGAATCAAACATTTAGCaagatgtacatatatgttcatTGTGGATCAAACATTTAGCAAGATGTACATATTAGTTCATTATGGATCAAACATTTAgcaaaatgtacatatatgttgaTTGTGGACCAAACATTTAGTaagatgtacatatatgttgaTTGTGGACCAAACATTTAGCaagatgtacatatatgttcatTGTGGACCAAACATTTAGCaagatgtatatatatatattgattgtGGATTAAGCATTTAGCaagatgtacatatatgttcatTGTGGATCAAACATTTAGCaagatgtacatatatgttgaTTGTGGATTGAACATTTAGCAAGACATACATATATGTTGATTGTGAATCAAACACTTagcaaaatgtatatatatgttgatTGTAGATTGAACATTTagcaaaatgtatatatatgttgctTGTGTATGAACATTTAgcaaaatgtacatatatgttgcTTGTGTATGAACATTTAccaaaatgtacatatatgttgaTAGTATATGAACATTTAGCAACTTGCCTAATGAAGTTCAAGTCGTTCCTTCCCCTCTTGTACTCCCTGTTTTCGTTCATGGCCTTGTATCCCGATCTTCCGAACCTGATGACAATATCCGGCGACTTCCATCGGGGATACCTGTTAACTTTAGAGCTGCCATCGTCGCTGTTCAAGGTTTTGCCGACGTTGACGTCAGGATCGCTGCGGCCGTATCTAATGAAGGAAGAGCCGACGTTGCTTCGTCGTTCCTTCGAGTCGGGGTCCTCGGAACGGCCATCCACGTTGCTGTGTCTTTTCAACACGTAGTCGAAGTCGCTGGAGGGGTCCTTGAAGATTCTGAGGCTGCCGTCCGCTTTCAGTGGAGTCAGTATCGATGAGGATACCAAAACGTAGTTGCAGAGGAAGGGCAACACGTACAGGGAGGATAACAGGGTCTTTGAAAAgagaattttacaaaaatcttTGTTATCAATGTTTTAAGAGGATTACTATATTTTCATGttcttattaaattttctatgtTGTTAAATGGTAAAAAGTATTAGGAATATTTTAATCTCTTTACTTTTTGATTTATAGAAAAGTTAACAAGTTCCGAGAAAAAGGGAGATAAGATGGAAAATATAGATACGTACACGGTACGAGCTCATTAAATATGTTATGTAAGAAGGTGGACAAACGATAGCATCCTTTACGTAAGTTTCGAGAACGCAAAAGCGTCTATTCAATTGGAAATATAATAACAAGTGCGGAAGAAGCTATCTATAGATCAAAGGATTCAATTTTCGTGggaactattttattttatataatgtgGTGTATTGACGAGGGGATTTTCGACGCGGTGTTCTTCAACGCTTTGTAGTATCAGCGCGTtgtgatttcgacgcgttgtagttTCGACGCGTTGATATCTCGGCGCGTTattatttcgacgcgttgtaatttcagtgcgttgtgatttcgacgcgttgtaatttcagtgcgttgtaatttcgacgcgttgttaTTTCAGTGCGTtgtgatttcgacgcgttgtaatttcggcgcgttgttatttccacgcgttgtaatttcggtgcgttgtgatttcgacgcgttgttaTCTCGACGCGTTGATATCTcggcgcgttgtaatttcggcgTGTTGTAATTTCGGCGCGTTGttatttcaacgcgttgtaatttcagcgcgttgtaatttcggcgCGTTGTAGTTTCGACGCGTTGATATCTCGGCGCGTTgttatttcgacgcgttgtaatttcggcgcgttgttatttcgacgcgttgtaatttcagtGCGTTGTGatctcgacgcgttgtaatttcggcgcgttgttatttcgacgcgttgtaatttcggtgcGTTGTGATCTCGACGCGTTGATATCTcggcgcgttgtaatttcggcgcgttgttatttcgacgcattgtaatttcggcgcgttattatttcgacgcgctgtaatttcgacgcgttgtaatttcggtgcGTAGTTATCTCAGTGAGTTGTAGTTTCGGCGCGTTGTTCCTTCGACGCATTGTAATTTCAGCACGTTATTCTTCCAATATATTATACtacaacgcgttataatttTAACGCGTAATTAGTTCGACACGTTACTGTTATAATGCGTCATGGTTTGTTATATTGTCAGTGCATTGTCTTTTAATGCATTCCAGTTTCGACGCATTGTATCTTAACACCTTGTATTTCACAGCATTGAACAATAACGCATTACATTTCAATGCATCTCGTCACATTATATTAACATCATTATACAAATTCTAAACTTGAATATTAtctatacaaattaaaaaataatacccTTGCAAAATATCCCATAACAAAACATCGACTTCCAAACTATTTTACCTTCCTGAATTTAACCTTTGAACGACATGATTAATAAGCATCTACACTTTCAATATCTAGTGAAACCAACACAATATCTAATTAGAACCGCAATTAATCCGGAAACCAAACCCTTCCTCAGCATAAAATATCCCATTACAAAACATCGACTTCCAAAGAACCTTTCTCACTTATTTAACCTTTGAATGACGTGATTAATATGCATCCACGAGAACTAACACAATATCTAATTAGAAACGAAAGACGAAACCATAAGACGAAACAACGAGAGTCTGTCCTAGAAAACGTTCCCCGGAGCATCGTCGGGAACAATCTAATAAAAGATTTTGTTACAGATTCCTTGAGATTATTCGAGATGCAGCTACGTTACAAGGCTGGCGATAAATAATATCGACGTGTTATTAGCTGTCTTAACAGGATGTTTAGCCATATACCGTAGTATACCGAGCAAGATTAATATGGCTGCCTTACGTTACTTTAATTAACCCCGTACACGGCCACCCTTCATAATGGCCGCGTCGCCCACGAAACTTGCCACCGTTTTCTGCTAAAAACATACAGATTTACGAGGCTGCCGTGGGAAAACAGCAATATTAAGCGCACGGGAATATCGATGGGTACTCGTTATTGTTCCTTGTTTAACGGGTCTAGACTGTAGACTTCTATGGGGAAAATGGCGGAGGGGAAATTAACGAAATACTACTTGTTGATTCTTAGGAAGTTCTGCAATTTAGCAACTTGGAGGGAAAGGTCGTGGGTGCGGAGAACGAGTGAAAGTTAAATGAGAGAGGAATCTTTTA
Above is a window of Megachile rotundata isolate GNS110a chromosome 1, iyMegRotu1, whole genome shotgun sequence DNA encoding:
- the LOC100876993 gene encoding FMRFamide-related peptides, yielding MTLLSSLYVLPFLCNYVLVSSSILTPLKADGSLRIFKDPSSDFDYVLKRHSNVDGRSEDPDSKERRSNVGSSFIRYGRSDPDVNVGKTLNSDDGSSKVNRYPRWKSPDIVIRFGRSGYKAMNENREYKRGRNDLNFIRYGRNVQTYPVEIDMTALCSDLLSNEDLKDFHPYETRLLRLCNILNNIDGDHRNSLDFLEERIDSKHD